The DNA segment ATGTTCTTCGCGTTGAGGAGGATCCCTATGTTCCGGGCGTTGTTACCCAGGGCGTCGTTGGTGGAGATGGCGAGGACCACCGGCCGCAGGTTGCGCAGGGTCCCCTTCGCGGCCATGAGAACCGGCGTGTCGGTCAGCGCTCCGGCCAGTTTGGCCAGCGTGTTCCCGGTGCACGGTGCGATGACGAAGGCGTCGAAGGTTCGTTTCTGCCCCAGGGGCTCCGCTTCCGGGATGGTCTCCACGGGAGCCCTCCCGGTCAGGGCGTGCAGTCTCTCCCGCCACGCGTCGGCGGTGCCGAACCGGGTGTCGGTGGAAGCCGCGGTGAACGAGCGCACCGCGATCACTTCGGCTCCCTCGGCCCGCAGTCGCTCGATGTGGGGAAAGACCTCGTCGAAGCTGCAGTGGGACGCCGTGATGCCGAAACCGACGCACGTGCCCTCGAGCCTCATCGTGCCGCCCCCCTCGTTTCCGGCTGTCCCAGCCGCTCCCGCAGGTGCTCGCGGATCAGCCGGGGAATCACCTGGCCCAGGATCAGGCCGGCGCTCTTGGGTGCCACCTTGCCGGGCAGGCCCAGGGCCAGGATGGCCTTCACGCCCAGCCGGCGGGCTGCCTCGAAGTCGGTGCCGCCTGGTTCGGAGGCGATGTCCACCACCAGGGCCTCGGGGGGGAGCTGCTCCAGCCGGTCCCGGTCCAGCACGGGGGCCGGGACCGTGTTGAAGACCACATCCGCGTCGGCCAGGGCCTCGCCCAGGCGGTCGGGCGGAAAGCACCGGCACCCCAGGGTGACGGCCCGGGCCTGGCGGTCCGGGAGCGGCTCCACCACCGCCACCCGGGCTCCCAGCGCCACCAGCTTCTGGGCCAGGGTGAGGCCGCAACGCCCTGCACCGATCACCGCCGCCGCCGCCCCGTGGAGGGTGATGGGCAGCTCCTCCATGGCAAGCTGGACGGCCCCTTCGGCGGTGGGAACCGAGTTGAGCACGGCCACCTCGTCCAGCCGGCCCAGCTCCACCACCTTCAGGCCCCGGCGCTCCAGCACGTCCCGCGGTTCCTCCCGCAGCTGCCCTGCCAGGAAGAGGGCCCCGGGGGTCATCTCGTGCACCAGCCGGGCGTCCAGGCGCAGCGGCGGCATCTCCGGCACCAGGAGCGTGGGAATCCGTCCTTCCCGGTCGAGGCCCCGCATGGGG comes from the Limnochorda pilosa genome and includes:
- a CDS encoding dipicolinate synthase subunit B, with the protein product MRLEGTCVGFGITASHCSFDEVFPHIERLRAEGAEVIAVRSFTAASTDTRFGTADAWRERLHALTGRAPVETIPEAEPLGQKRTFDAFVIAPCTGNTLAKLAGALTDTPVLMAAKGTLRNLRPVVLAISTNDALGNNARNIGILLNAKNIYFVPFGQDNPEAKPTSCVADFDLITETVVASLEGRQLQPILIERGRRAVR
- the dpsA gene encoding dipicolinate synthase subunit DpsA, with the protein product MPELEGVRVTVLGGDRREVEMVRVLHRLGASLILVGLPLPSGLSEARTVADGPTAVAGADVIVAPMRGLDREGRIPTLLVPEMPPLRLDARLVHEMTPGALFLAGQLREEPRDVLERRGLKVVELGRLDEVAVLNSVPTAEGAVQLAMEELPITLHGAAAAVIGAGRCGLTLAQKLVALGARVAVVEPLPDRQARAVTLGCRCFPPDRLGEALADADVVFNTVPAPVLDRDRLEQLPPEALVVDIASEPGGTDFEAARRLGVKAILALGLPGKVAPKSAGLILGQVIPRLIREHLRERLGQPETRGAAR